The Kocuria turfanensis genome contains the following window.
TCGAGAACATCGAGGACGAAGTCAACCTCAAGGACAGCGACGGCGACGGAATCACCGACCGGCACGAGACGGAAGGCTTCCGCGACGGCACCGAGTTTCACCCTCCGCACGACCACGGGACTGCTGCAACTTCCATGACCTCCAGCCTGCGGCGTTGCAGTAGAGGTTCGCTGGGATCACTGACTGGGCGCGACGCGCCGGGCCATGGCGTCCGCACTACCATGACCGCCATGGGCGTGATGACCATCGGTGACTTCTCGCGCGCCACCCGGCTGAGCGCGAAGGCGCTGCGGTTCTATCACGAGTCCGGTCTGCTCACACCTTCGACTGTGGACCCGCACAATGGCTACCGCCGCTACACGCCCGACCAGGTGGCTGACGCCCAGGTCATTCGCTCACTCCGGGCCCTCGACGCGCCGCTCGACCTCATCCGCGAGGTCATGGCCACCACTGATGTCACCGAGCGCTCGGCCCTGCTCCGCTCCCACCTGCGTGAGATGGAGACGCGGCTCGCCGCGACGCGGTCGGCGGTGCGCACGCTCCGGGGCCTGCTCGACCCCGGCCCCGTGTCCCTCGAGGTCGTCCACCGCAGCATCCCGCCGATGCACGCCGTCGCAGTCCACGCGACGATCAACCGCGACGTGCTCGGGGTGTGGTTCCGCCGCTCTGTCGACCTGCTCACCGGGCTCGTCGCATCAGGTGACGTGGCCGTGGCCGGGCCGTACGGCGGGGTGTGGTCCACGGAGCTGTTCCTCGACGGACGCGGCGCGGCGACGCTGTACGCCCCGGTCGAGGAGAGCGTGGCGTCGTTGCCGCCGGCCGTGTCCACGGTCCGGCTCCCCGCGGTGGAGCTCGCTGTCGCGACGAGCGAGGGTCCGGACGAGGAGGTCGCACGGGTGTACGGCGTGCTCGGCGAGTACGTGGCCCGCCGCGAGCTCGGCGTGCAGGCCCCGTCCCGGGAGGCGTACCTGGAGGGCTTCCCGGGCATTGACGAGTGGACGAGGACGGAGATCGGCTGGCCGGTATTCCGCGTCTCCCGGTAGCCGGACCGCGGGGCTTGACCTTCCCCCTGGGGGAAGGCGGACCGTGGTGGCATCCGCAACCCGAGGAGTGGAGACCGATGACTACCGGCACCGACCCATACCGGCCCGAGCTGCTGCCCGAGCCCGTCAGCCAGTACCTGCACGACCAGCTGCTCACCCACGACGTCGCGGCACGCGCTGCGACTTTCACCGCCGACGCACGCGTCGTCGACGAGGACACCGAGTACCGGGGCACGGAGGAGATCCGCCGCTGGCTGGCCACCGCGGCGAGCCAGTGCGCCTATACGACCACATACGTCGGCCAGGTCGCGCGCGGGCACGGCAGCTGGACCGTGCTGGCCCACCTCGAGGGCGACTTTCCCGGCGGGGTCGCCGACCTCCGCCTCCGCTTCCGCGTCGGCAGTGACGGCATCGAGGACCTCGTCATCGCGCCTTGACCCGGATCCACCATGCCGGCGGTCCGTGGGCCGCTACCCCAGGAGAGGAACACCCATGACCACCACCACCTCGTCGTCGAGCTCGGCTCCGACGGTCGTCCTCGTCCATGGCGCCTTCGCCGAGTCCGCCAGCTGGAACGGCGTCATCACCGAGCTGCACGCACGCGGCCACCGGGTGCTGGCCGTCGCCAACCCGCTGCGGGGCCTGGGGGAAGACGCCGCCTGTCTGCGCAGCATCATCGACACCATCCCCGGGCCGGTCGTCGTCGCCGGCCACTCCTACGGCGGCTCGGTGATGAGCGAGGCCGCCGACGACGCCCCCGGCGTCACCGCCCTGGTCTACATCGCCTCCTTCCAACTGGAACCGGGCGAGAGCACCGCCGAACTCGCCGGCCGATTCCCTGGCGGCGAGCTCGGCGGTGCTCTCGAGCCGCATCCCCTGCCGGGAGGTCGGGAGATCAGCGACCTGTACATACGGCCAGAGCTGTTCCGGGAGGTCTTCGCGGCCGACGTCGACCCGACGACCGCGGCGCAGATGGCCGCAACCCAGCGGCCCATCGTGGCGTCCGCGCTGGAGGACCGGGCGACGAAGGCAGCGTGGCAGACCATTCCTTCGTGGTCGCTCGTCACGATGCAGGACCTGGCGATCCCGGTTCGGAGCATGCGGTTCATGTCCGAACGGGCCGGGCGCCAGCCCGTCTCGGACAGCAGCTGGGGATCCACCCGGGTCGAGCTCCCGGGCACGGTGGAACGCTCCCTCCAGCGTGCCCGGTCGCGAGCGTGGTCAGAGGTCGGTGCTCACCGCACTTCCGGTGTCGTCGACGGCGTGAACCGGCAGCTGGTGAAGATCTGGAGACCGAGGTGGCGGCGGCCCTCGTCCCACTCGCCGACCTGCTCAGCCAGCACTGCCGCGACCAGGTGGATGATCGCTCCACGGGAGGGGAAGATCCCCACCGCGTCGGTGTGGCGGCGGACCTGGTGGAGCCTCTCGGCGGGGTTGTTCGATGAAATCCGTGCCCGCACGTCCTTCGCGGAGGTGGTGACAGGCACACGTTCGGCTGAAAACGCCTCAACGACCTACTCGGAGTTCGGGTGTGTGAATCCTCGACGCTCCAGACGTCCCTCGGGATCCATGAGGCCCGCGGCGAGGTGTCGAGGCGAAGCCATGGCACGGCAACGCGAAGACGGAGGAGCCTCGCGGCCATCGGCCGGGACCGCGTGAGGTCCGAGAAGAGCAGGGGAAATCCTCGCTACCTGTCATATGGCCGGCTACCGGCCGCTGACTCCAGCGCGACGACATCTGTGTCGGGTGGGAAGGCGCCGGACGGGCTCATCACGGGGGAGTGTGTGCGCGTCAAGGGCAAGCAGGGCCCTGGCGTTCATGATCTGGTTCGACCCACGGCCCTTCCTCGCGAGAACCCGTGCAGCATCAGCGCCACTCCGCTGAGCAGTGACACCGCGGCGGTGAGGACGAGGAGTGCCCTCAGCCCGAGACCAGGAATGACCGCACCGGCGATGGCCGGTGCTGCGACCGAGCTGATGGCCCCCACGACGAGGCAGGCCGTGAACGCCGCGACTGCGCGGTCGGGCACCAGCTCGGCGGTCCAGACCGCGAGCACCGCCGATCCTGTCATGTACCCGACACCGAAGATGCACGCCCAGGCCATGGTCGCGGTCAGGGAGTCGCTGGCCAGCCCGAGCAGCGACAGCGCCGCGGAGACCGTGACCAGGCTCAGCGCGGCGACCCGCAGGCTACCCATGCTTTGCGCGAGGGCCCCGGTCGCCACGCCGACCATGCCGGTGAGACCGATGGCCGCATACAGGGCCGGGACGGCCGTCGCCGGAAGGGCGCCGCTGTCGAGGGCATCGGCGGCGTAGGTGAAGTAGATGACGACGACCGCGAAGTAGACCACGGAGTAGGCGGCTGGGACCCGCAGCGCCGCCACCAGCGAGGAGGCACCGCCCTGTGCGTTCGACCGCGGGGCCGGCCTGGTGCGTGGCACCAGACGGAGGTTCACGAGGGCGGCGGTCACCGCGGCCAGAGCGATGCCGGCCCAGACCAGGCGCCAGGAGCCCAGCGCGGACAGGACGGCCAGGCCGCCCAGCAGCAGGCCGGCCAGGTAGCCCGCGAACGTGGCGCTGGAGACCAGGTCGACCATCAGTTCGGAGAGCCCCAGGTTCTCCCGGATACCGGGCAGCGTCAGGCCGTACGCGTACCGGGCCATGCCGAAGGCGACCCCGACCACCGCCGCTCCGGCCAGCCCGATCCGGGTGCCTGCGGTGAGTGTCATGAATGCCTCCTGGTGGGGTGTGTGTTGGTGCTGCTGTCGGCCGCAGCGGAATCGGCCTCACGGGGCGTTCGACCGGACCGCTCATCGATGCACTGGGGCGGAGGGACCGGAGAACCGCTCGTGCCGTCCCCTGTCCAGAGCCCCGCCCTGCAGAACGCCCTTTACGCTAATTCAAAACGCTCGTTCTGGAAGGATGGTCCCTACACTGGTGCGGTGACCACCGTCCAGCGACCTCCCGCGCGCCTCCGTCTGCTCCAGGCGGCCGACCGCGTGCTGTTCGACCGCGGCATCCGCACCACACCGGTTGACGAGCTGCTGCGCGAGGCCGAGGTCTCCGCGGCCACCTTGTACACGCACTTCGGCAGCAAGGACGCCCTGGTCGCCGAAACGCTGCGGGTCCGGCTGGCGGACTGGCAGGCGGTCTGGGACCAGCACATCGTGGCGGCCGGCGACGACATGGCCCGGCTGCTGGCGGTGTTCGACGCCCTGAACTCCTACCGGGGCGACCGGCGCCACCCGTCACGCTGGTGCGCCTTCCTGGCCGCGGCCACCGAGGTGCCCGACGCAACGGGCGAGATCGGCGAGGTCCTCGCCGCGGACACCGCGCTGCTCACCGATCGCCTCCTGCACCTTTCCCGCCCCCTCGCCGGGGCCCGTGCCCAGGACCTGGCCGACGAGGTGCTCGTGGCCTACGGCGGAGCCCTCGCCGCCTTCCTGCGCGGCTACCCCCAGTCGCCGATCGACGTCGGCCGCCGCCTGGCCCGCTCAGCAGCTCAAGCCCATTGCCGCAGCTGATCCGTTCATCGGACAGCCCCGTCCCAGCGGATGCGGGACCATCGCCAGCCTTGATGCGGGAGAAGCCCTTTCGCTCGCGCCTCACATCCGGCCGGATATCGGCCGACCGGGCTGGGGCAGAGGTTCGTCATTGAGCCGGACGATGCCTCTGGCAACGGCTTGGCCTGACTGGAGACCCGTCCGAACAAGCCGGATAGGGGAAATTGATGGCACGACAACTCTCCCGGATCCTGACGGCAGTAACGGTCCTGATATGTGGGGCTCTCTTGCTCGTTCGGATCCTTGACCAACTGATCGAGACGTGTCTGGGTCCGGTGTTCAGCTCACTCGCGTGGACTCTGGGAGTGCTGATCGCGATCCGCTTGTTGGTCAGCATGCGAGGCCTGCGATCGAAGACGCCGCTCCTTGCAGTGGAAATTCCCTCCGGTTCGTCCTTTCTCGTCGGCGTCAGGAATCTCCTTGCCTGCGGGTTGCGCCAGCCGCGATCGTCGCGACGGTAGCCTTTTGGATGGACCGGCGCATTGTCGAGCGACGTACCGCCTTTTCGAACATCACCTGCGGCAGGGCATCAATCCCCAGCTCCATGCCGCGCGTCCCGCAGCAACCGCTGGACACCCCATCTGTCCAGCACATCACGGAGGCTCCCGTCATGGGTTCTGACCCGCGGACCGTCAGGTTCGTTCCCGCGTCCCCTGCGCGGGACGACGGCTCCTTGGTCCTCTGGACGATCCTTGCCGCGGCGTGCGCATTGCTGACGCTCGTCATGACCGAGGTGCTGCTCATGGTGGAGTTGCGCACGGGCTGGCTGTGCACGAATCCGCCGGCGTCGGCAGGGCAACCTCTAGCGCCGGTCGGTTCCCTGGAGTCCTCGCTCCTGCCGCCCCGCGCGGTGTGCACCTACCCCGCACTTCAGGACTCCAGCATCACCGTGGGAGTCGATGTCTTTGCCGCCGGGACGGTGGCGTTCTGGGTGTCCTTGGCCGTGCTCACCGTGTGCGCGGTCATCGGCGTCCGGTTGCACCAGCGGAACTCAGCACGGGCATTGCAGTAGGGGTCGCTGCGCTGAGACGGAATGCAGGGGAAAGCTACCGGTGTCGGTGGCATGGTCCCACGCCGTGCTGCCACTCGGCCCACAGGCGGTCATGCTCGGGTCCGGTGACCACTGTTGCGTCGAAACGGGTCTCGAGGCCGGTTTGCGGATGGGCGCTGACGAAGTGCCCGCCCCGCAGCTCTTCTGCGGCAGGCCATTCGGGACCGTAGTCCTCCTCCAGGTATCCGTGCCTTCCGTCGAGCCAGTGCACCTGCGTCCACATCTGCTCCTGCTGGCACCAGAGGAAGGGGAACGATCGCATGGGCGTGACCCCGGTCGTCGCCCACCCCTTGGTCTTGCCGTTCAGCGACAGTTCCCACACTGCATCCCGGAACAGGTCCATCTGAGGGTCCTTCGGCCAGTTCGCTTCATCGAACCACTTGCCCAGCCATCTCATGGTCCAGTTCTAACAGCCCCGCGTGGGTGCTCAGCGATGACGTCCATGGAGCGGTCGGGGAGGGAGGCGGACCTGTCCCGAGCGGGCTCACCCGGGAATCCGTCGCGGGTAGCCGCCACACCGGCGCCAAGAGGCGCGGCGCAGCCAGCAGAAACTGTGCACCGAGGAAGATGCGGTGCCACTGCGGGCACTCCCGCCACAAACCGCATTGTCACAATCATGTTCATGTTCTTGCATTCGCGATTGTGAGCCAAATCATGGGTACGGTTCGAGGGTCATCACTGCTCACGAAAGTTGAGAGACCCATGAGAAAAAGTGTTGCCGGCGCCGCTCTGGTCGCTGCGGTCGGATGCTCTGCGCTGACCGCAGCCCCGGCCTCCGCCCTGTCGTTCCCGCTGTTCGAGAACTGTGACGCCGCCGCAGGCGCAGGCGTCTACAACATCCCCGTCGGGGACCCCCGCTACACCCCGGAGCTGGACTCGGACGCGGACGGGGTCGCCTGCGAGAACCCCGACTACGCCTACGTCCCGCTGCCCCCGGTCGGCGATGTCCCCACCGACCCGCAGATCGAGCAGATGCCGGTCGGCGGCGCGGACACCGGGGTGGCCATGGCCCCGGAGAAGCCCAATGCCGGTATCGCCGCCCTCGGCCTGGCCGGACTCGGCGCCGCCGGTGGCGTGCTTCTCGCCCGCCGCCGGAACGTGCGCGCCTGACGCGCCCTGAGCTGAACGGCCTCCGCATCCTGGTCGGTGCGGGGGCCGTTCAACTGTCCTGAGCAGTCCGGGCCTTTGTGGGGCCGTCTCCCTGCAGCGCGTGACGGGCAGATCCGCCGGTCCGCTGAGTGGGAGGCAGGAGAACAACCACGGCCACGGTGAGCTCCTCGTGCGAGAGGTCAGCACCGGGCAGGTCGATGCCCTCGGCGGTGTCGGCGTCCTCCAGGTCGATGGACGGCGCCTGGGTGGCCGTACTGGTGCGAGCCCGGATCGCCTCCCTCAGCCCTCGCAGTCCGTGCAGTAGAGCAGGCCGCTGTGCCGGCGGGCGAGCTGGGAGCGGTGGTGGACCAGGAAGCAGGAGGCGCAGGTGAACTCGTCGGCCTGCTGCGGCACCACGGCCACGGTGAGCTCCTCGTGCGAGAGGTCAGCACCGGGCAGGTCGATGCCCTCGGCGGTGTCGGCGTCCTCCAGGTCGATGGACGGCGCCTGGGTGGCCGTACTGGTGCGAGCCCGGATCGCCTCCAGGGACTCGTTGGCCGGCTCGTCCTCGGGTCGGGTGCGCGGGGTGTCGTAATCGGTGGCCATGCGTGGAAGCATGCTCCTTCACAAGGAATCAGCGGGGAGTGGACACCGACCAGAACTCCTTGAACACCCCCGGTATTCCGCACCAGTTGGCCCCCGAGCCGGTGCGGAAAGGGGACGCGGCGGACAGGCTCAGGACGCAGTACTTCGCACCAGAGCGATCGGCGGCGAGCCGTGCTGCGGTAGAAGCTCCTCCTGTGAGGACAGCTGACCCGCATGCACGTCCGAGGCGGATCGTGGGGTGCACGCGGTTGGGTGCGCATCTCCAAGGAGCTCGGGCATCACGGCCGTTGCAGGAGAGGACATGACGACCGAGGAACCCGTCACCGTCGACGCCCCCTTGCACGGGCCCTGGGGCCGGATCCAGGCGTGGTTGCGGACCGGCCCGCCGGGGGCCGACCTGTCCGCGGTGGTCGATGATCAGGGCAGAGCCGGTTGGCCGGGGCTAAGCGAAGGGCTGCCCACGGGCGGAATACTGGAGGCGTTCCACGATCTGCGCACGTTCGGCTATGACGGCGCCGACCGGGACACTGGTGACTGGTCGGTGCGCTGGGTGGCGGAGTCGGCGCGCACCGAACTGGTGCAGCCAACGGGAGAGGTGGGCACCGAACTGGTGCAGCCAACGGGGGAGGTGGGCACCCCGTCGACGGTGTGCCGGATCGTGCTGGGCCTGCCCGGGTTCACGTTGCCTCCGGCCGCCGACGTCGTGGGGGGACCGGAGGAGCGCTTCGAGACCGCCCAGGCCCTCGAGGAATCCCTCCAGCGCGCGTGGCTGGCCCAGCGCACCGGCTCCGTCGAGGGCCATCCGATCCCGCTCAGTCACGTCTACGGGCACGGCCAGCACGGGGAAATCCATGCCCGGGCACTGCTGGAGAAGGTACTGCCACTGACCAGACCCGGGGATGAGCACGGCCTCGTCCTGGACCTGGAGAGCTGGACCACCCTGGCCGGGTGGTTCGGTGACGCCGGCAGCCTGGAGGTCTGGATGCGCGGCTCCGATCTCCCCTCCCGACGTTCCGACCGCGCGTGGTGCCTCGTCCGCACCGAGTGGGCCGCATCCCCGACCGGCGGGCTGTACGTCCGTCGGTGCACCCGGCTCGGCATTGCAGCAGGGGTTGGTCCACCAGGCGCTGCGGGTTCGGTCGTCGTCTCGCGGGGTGAGCGACTCCGGTGGGGAGGAGCCCGTCGACGCCGCGGCGGTACGCGTTCCCGCGTCGCAACGCCTGAACCAGCACCCTGGAGATCACATGGGATCGCTGAAGCGCCGCTGCGTTTCCGGGGCGCGGGTGGGCTTCCCCGGGGCCGGTCTCGGGGTGTGCTCTACTCGGGGGCATGAGCAGAACGGCGCTTCCTGATATGCCTGAGGCGTCCGACTTCCGTGCCCTGGCTGCCAGCTCGCCCTGGCGGTTCACCACGGTGCACTTCACCCACCGGCGGCAGGGCCACGGTGGGGCCACCGCCGAGGGCGGGCCGGTGGAGGCCTGGCTCGACCGGGCCCGGCACCGGGTGGTCGTGCGCACCGCTGAGGGGGTCGACGTTGCCGAGGGTGCGCCCGACGGCGGGGCCGGGAGCAGGACGGACGCTGAGCTGTTCCCGCCCCCGGCCGGGACGATGCTGCGCCCGGACGGGGTGGCCGCCCAGCGGCCGGAGGACCGGCACCTCGACCACGGCGACCCGATGTGGCGGGACTACCGGTGGACGGCGATGCTCGACCCGGTGGAGCTGTGCCAGGGCGTAGATATCGACGACGTCACCGCGACCGTGCTGAGGGGTCGGGCGACCTGGGCGGCGACCTGCCGGCCGCTGGCCGGGCGGGGCGAGGACTGGTCGGGCGGCTACGTCCCGCGGTGCGGGTGCTGCCCGTTGCTGGACAGCCCGGCGGCCCGCACTTACGAATACGGGCCTGAGGACCCGACCCTGACCGGTGACCTGGCCACGGTGTACCGGGTGCACCTGGACGTGGGCACCGGCATCGTCGTGGACCTCACCCCGCTGGACGGCACCGAGGGCGCCAGCCTCACCAACGAGATCCACGCCGTCGACGAGTCTCTCGACCCACCGCTGTGATCCAGCGGGGGTTGGCTCCTGGTTTGGGCCTGCGTCGTCGGCTCAGGTCAGGGCGGGTGCCGGATCGGTGCGCGGTGGCACTGGGCCAGCAACGTCCAGCACGGCCGCTTCGTAGTCGCCGCCGAAGCCGACCTGGGTGAGGTCCTTGAGCTTGACCTGGACCAGGTGCTGCTCCCAGCGGCACTGGGGCGTGATGGGCAGCAGCCACAGGGACTTCCTGGTCCATTCGATCGGTGCGCCGATGAGCACCGTCCCGGGGCGCTTGGTCTCCCGGGAGATGGACACGACCTCGGCTGCGGCCGCCCCGGCAGTGATGATCGAGCGCAGATCGGACAGCTCGAGATCGACGGCGGGCCGCGCCGGGGGCCAGGGCCGGCGGCGCTGCAGGAAGGGCAGGAACCGGGTTTCCGGCACCACGTCCACGAGGTCTTTCACCCGAAGGATCTGGTAGCCGTTGAGGTAGGCCCCCTCGCGCAGGCCTGCCAGCAGCACCCAGTCCTCGGAGAGCTCGAGTGCAACGCCCTGCAGGACTTCCTCGGGTTCGACCGCACGCCGCAGCTGCACCGGGGTGCTGGTCTCCAGGGACTCGCGCAGGGTCGCGAGCAGCTTCTTCCGGGACTGCTTCTTCTGGGCCACGGCACATTGTGACACCACCCCTCCAGTACCCGGGCTCGACACGGCGTCCACTACTGAGGCGCTGGTGGAGCTGGCGATCGAGCATGGTCTGGTCCTGGAGGGCACCGAGGCCGACCGGTGGAACCTGGACGGGCTGGAGCAGCTGCTGGAGCTGCCGGCCTCCGAGGAGATCTGCACCCGGATCTTGCACGCGTGAAATCTCTACGGCGACATCGCCCGCAGCCTCGGGGCCACGCTCGAGGATGACGGCGAGAAGGCCCAGCGGTGCTACGACAAGCTGTTCTACGGCAACACCCTCCCCTCCATCACTCCGGTGGGGGAGCACTACCGGCCGTTCTTCACCGCCGCGGAGCAGCAGCTGATCGGCGGCATTCCCGCCCGTGGACGCGCCGTTCTGGCCACCCGTCTTTGACCCCTCGGCGTGCTGGCCGGGCCCCGCGAGATTCCGCTGGGCATCTCGTTGTCCATCGGCTGCTTTCCGCGCGTGGAACGGCGCAGGAGCGGCTCTCTGTACCAGGCGCCGGGAGATGTGTCGTGGGGGCCTTCTCGCGGCACCGATGTCCTCCTGGGGACCGCCGGTCGGCGGTCCCCAGGACGAGGCACAGATCAGGGGCGGTGGCGCTGGAGCCGGAGCATCCGTACGGCCACCGCGGCCGGCACCGCGATCCCGGCCGCCAGCAGACCCGCGACCAGGGCGGCACCGGGGTGCTCATGGTGGGCCGTT
Protein-coding sequences here:
- a CDS encoding MerR family transcriptional regulator, with amino-acid sequence MWAATAATARAPGTAYDPVLTDRAAAAGIRVHTVGLGSSVDDALLGEIAGGTGPTYYQVDQADGLSGIFENIEDEVNLKDSDGDGITDRHETEGFRDGTEFHPPHDHGTAATSMTSSLRRCSRGSLGSLTGRDAPGHGVRTTMTAMGVMTIGDFSRATRLSAKALRFYHESGLLTPSTVDPHNGYRRYTPDQVADAQVIRSLRALDAPLDLIREVMATTDVTERSALLRSHLREMETRLAATRSAVRTLRGLLDPGPVSLEVVHRSIPPMHAVAVHATINRDVLGVWFRRSVDLLTGLVASGDVAVAGPYGGVWSTELFLDGRGAATLYAPVEESVASLPPAVSTVRLPAVELAVATSEGPDEEVARVYGVLGEYVARRELGVQAPSREAYLEGFPGIDEWTRTEIGWPVFRVSR
- a CDS encoding nuclear transport factor 2 family protein, which translates into the protein MTTGTDPYRPELLPEPVSQYLHDQLLTHDVAARAATFTADARVVDEDTEYRGTEEIRRWLATAASQCAYTTTYVGQVARGHGSWTVLAHLEGDFPGGVADLRLRFRVGSDGIEDLVIAP
- a CDS encoding MFS transporter, producing the protein MTLTAGTRIGLAGAAVVGVAFGMARYAYGLTLPGIRENLGLSELMVDLVSSATFAGYLAGLLLGGLAVLSALGSWRLVWAGIALAAVTAALVNLRLVPRTRPAPRSNAQGGASSLVAALRVPAAYSVVYFAVVVIYFTYAADALDSGALPATAVPALYAAIGLTGMVGVATGALAQSMGSLRVAALSLVTVSAALSLLGLASDSLTATMAWACIFGVGYMTGSAVLAVWTAELVPDRAVAAFTACLVVGAISSVAAPAIAGAVIPGLGLRALLVLTAAVSLLSGVALMLHGFSRGRAVGRTRS
- a CDS encoding TetR/AcrR family transcriptional regulator, producing MTTVQRPPARLRLLQAADRVLFDRGIRTTPVDELLREAEVSAATLYTHFGSKDALVAETLRVRLADWQAVWDQHIVAAGDDMARLLAVFDALNSYRGDRRHPSRWCAFLAAATEVPDATGEIGEVLAADTALLTDRLLHLSRPLAGARAQDLADEVLVAYGGALAAFLRGYPQSPIDVGRRLARSAAQAHCRS
- a CDS encoding excalibur calcium-binding domain-containing protein, with the protein product MRKSVAGAALVAAVGCSALTAAPASALSFPLFENCDAAAGAGVYNIPVGDPRYTPELDSDADGVACENPDYAYVPLPPVGDVPTDPQIEQMPVGGADTGVAMAPEKPNAGIAALGLAGLGAAGGVLLARRRNVRA
- a CDS encoding DUF4193 family protein, with the translated sequence MRLLLPGPPPLPARPPAQRPALLHGLRGLREAIRARTSTATQAPSIDLEDADTAEGIDLPGADLSHEELTVAVVVLLPPTQRTGGSARHALQGDGPTKARTAQDS
- a CDS encoding DUF4193 domain-containing protein, producing MATDYDTPRTRPEDEPANESLEAIRARTSTATQAPSIDLEDADTAEGIDLPGADLSHEELTVAVVPQQADEFTCASCFLVHHRSQLARRHSGLLYCTDCEG
- a CDS encoding YwqG family protein — its product is MTTEEPVTVDAPLHGPWGRIQAWLRTGPPGADLSAVVDDQGRAGWPGLSEGLPTGGILEAFHDLRTFGYDGADRDTGDWSVRWVAESARTELVQPTGEVGTELVQPTGEVGTPSTVCRIVLGLPGFTLPPAADVVGGPEERFETAQALEESLQRAWLAQRTGSVEGHPIPLSHVYGHGQHGEIHARALLEKVLPLTRPGDEHGLVLDLESWTTLAGWFGDAGSLEVWMRGSDLPSRRSDRAWCLVRTEWAASPTGGLYVRRCTRLGIAAGVGPPGAAGSVVVSRGERLRWGGARRRRGGTRSRVATPEPAPWRSHGIAEAPLRFRGAGGLPRGRSRGVLYSGA